Proteins co-encoded in one Capsicum annuum cultivar UCD-10X-F1 chromosome 9, UCD10Xv1.1, whole genome shotgun sequence genomic window:
- the LOC107854028 gene encoding uncharacterized protein LOC107854028, whose translation MIVSKEKTPEPLDFFIWTVEDVGLWLEEINLGSYRQIFKENGVNGEYLEGMSMFTTEQILRFIRRCHMKWGDFITLCKELRRIKVACLKGEQRIRRPWWAPSCLSVVFMKTAKRNRQCRVVSLKLEP comes from the exons ATGATAGTAAGCAAAGAAAAGACTCCAGAACCACTTGATTTCTTCATTTGGACAGTTGAG GATGTTGGTTTATGGTTAGAAGAAATAAATCTTGGCAGCTAtcgccagattttcaaagaaaatggTGTTAATGGAGAGTATTTGGAGGGGATGTCCATGTTCACGACTGAACAAATACTCCGGTTTATAAGAAGGTGCCACATGAAATGGGGAGACTTCATAACGTTGTGTAAGGAGCTGAGGCGGATAAAAG TGGCTTGCTTGAAGGGAGAGCAAAGGATCCGGCGACCATGGTGGGCCCCGTCTTGTCTCTCCGTGGTGTTTATGAAGACGGCCAAGCGTAACAGGCAGTGTAGAGTGGTTTCACTGAAGCTGGAACCTTAA